From a region of the Betta splendens chromosome 5, fBetSpl5.4, whole genome shotgun sequence genome:
- the LOC114855266 gene encoding plexin-A2-like isoform X2 encodes MGTCSDKKWTHCSLAERHRSLKVMSWPVALWLLTLISVNEKMAAGQTLNAFLSEKREWSLNHLTVHQSTGALYIGAVNRIYKLSANLTLLVSHDTGPEYDNKACYPPLIVQPCSEALASTDNVNKLLLVDYSNNRLLACGSLYQGVCKLMRLDDLFILVEPTHKKEHYLSSDNQTGTMFGVVVPSQGQDATLYIGTAVGGKQDYFPTISSRKLPRDPESSAMLDYELHTDFVSSLIKIPSDTLALVPHFDIYYIYGFASGGFVYFMTVQPETPENGMPAGSSPGDLFYTSRIIRLCKGDKKFHSYVSLPVGCVHRGEEYRLLQAAYLSKAGRVLAKSLNISAQEDVLFAVFSKGQKQYRDPSDHSALCVFTIQDINTRIKERLQSCYQGEGNLELHWLLGKDVQCTKAPVPIDDHFCGLDINQPLGGSQLASGRTVFIESRDRLTSVTSYIYNGHSVVFLGTRSGRLKKIRVDGPLEGGVLYETVTVMKDSSPILRDMAFSLDRNSLYVMSDRQVAQVPVEACEQYGTCAECLSSGDPHCGWCVLYNMCSRRDRCHRAEEMFRFATDIDQCVKVIAHPDSIAVSAHSVPLLLEVNNVPDLSAGITCSFGQQAQMEGHVKGNRVMCLSPAGKEVPQIPEGQDWAGVELRLNSKETGQMVASTEVKFYNCSTHRTCLSCVNSTFLCHWCKYRNLCTHDPSSCSFLEGRVNASEDCPQLLHSGEILIPAGEVRPITLKARNLPQPQSGQRGYECVVHVQGVSHRVTALRFNSTSVQCQNSSYMYEGVKISDLAVDLSIVWNGNFIIDNPEKIKVHLYKCSAQRDSCGMCLRAERKFQCGWCSGEGKCTMRQHCPPISPYASRWLDLSAKHVKCTNPRITEVSPVAGPLEGGTLVTIQGLNLGLSFSELKGNVEVAGVQCTAKEEGYITAEQIVCMMASAPKGSAPGPVKLCVGECRPELRAQSSQLYSFVVPSMLALTPGRGPESGGTKVTIVGENLGAGSTVNVYFGNQTCELYRRTMSEIVCFSAPSVTGAGTVQVSLRVDRAQVPGSLAFEYIEDPTVQRIEPLWSITSGHTTLTVTGTNLDVVQEPRVRVKYAGQESVNVCKVMNTTTISCFAPSLKADYTAEQETIKHVDEFGFVFNNVQALLTYNNTSFVYYPNPYLEPLSLSGVLEQKPGAPIILKGRNLVPSASGGARLNYTVLIGDTPCSLTVSDTQLLCEPPNLTGQHKVRVQVGGLHISPGEVHIRSDSLLTLPAIFSITAGGGLLLIIVIIVLLAYRRKSHENDLTLKRLQMQMDNLESRVALECKEAFAELQTDINELTSDLDRAGIPYLDYRTYAMRVLFPGIDDHPVLRELEVPGSGQANVEKALKQFAQLVNNKVFLLTFIRTLELQRSFSMRDRGYVASLIMTALQGRLEYATDILKHLLSDLIERNVESKNHPKLLLRRTESVAEKMLTNWFAFLLHKFLKECAGEPLFMLFCAIKQQMEKGPIDAITGEARYSLSEDKLIRQQIEYKTLVKEKILDAVYKNMPYSQRPRAADMDLEWRQGRTARVVLQDEDITTKIDSDWKRLNTLMHYQVSERCVVALVPKQMSSFNIPSSASFPRSISRYGMDVPFRSTPTSPDSPHSRVPMLTPDLESGVKVWHLVKNHDHGDQKEGERGSKMVSEIYLTRLLATKGTLQKFVDDLFETLFSTVCRGTALPLAIKYMFDFLDEQADRHGINDMDVRHTWKSNCLPLRFWVNVIKNPQFVFDIHKSSITDACLSVVAQTFMDSCSTSEHRLGKDSPSTKLLYAKDIPHYKSWVERYYADINRLPAISDQDMNAYLAEQARLHSSEFNVLSALHEIYAYVSKYSQEIIEALEQDEQAQKQKLAYKVEQIISVMSTES; translated from the exons ATGGGAACGTGCTCGGATAAAAAATGGACTCACTGCAGCCTCGCTGAACGTCACAGGTCTCTAAAGGTCATGTCATGGCCCGTGGCACTGTGGCTATTGACTCTAATCTCAGTGAATGAAAAGATGGCCGCCGGACAGACTCTGAACGCCTTCCTATCAGAGAAGAGGGAGTGGTCCCTCAACCACCTGACGGTGCATCAGTCCACGGGGGCGCTCTACATCGGAGCTGTCAACCGCATCTACAAACTGTCGGCCAATCTCACTCTCCTGGTGTCTCACGACACGGGACCGGAGTACGACAACAAAGCGTGCTATCCCCCGCTGATCGTCCAGCCCTGCTCCGAGGCCCTGGCCTCCACCGACAACGTCAACAAACTGTTGCTCGTCGACTACTCCAACAACCGGCTGCTGGCCTGCGGCAGCCTCTACCAGGGCGTGTGCAAGCTCATGAGGCTGGACGACCTCTTCATCCTGGTGGAGCCCACACATAAGAAGGAGCACTACCTGTCCAGCGACAACCAGACGGGGACCATGTTTGGGGTTGTGGTGCCGTCGCAGGGTCAGGATGCCACTCTGTACATCGGCACAGCCGTGGGCGGAAAGCAAGACTACTTCCCCACCATCTCCAGCCGGAAGCTGCCGCGTGACCCGGAATCCTCGGCCATGCTGGACTACGAGCTGCACACGGACTTTGTCTCCTCCCTGATCAAAATCCCCTCCGACACCCTGGCTCTCGTCCCACACTTCGACATCTACTACATCTACGGCTTTGCTAGTGGCGGCTTTGTCTACTTCATGACGGTGCAGCCAGAGACCCCAGAGAACGGGATGCCGGCGGGGAGCTCCCCCGGGGACCTGTTCTACACCTCGCGCATCATCCGCCTCTGCAAAGGCGACAAGAAGTTCCACTCCTACGTGTCGCTTCCTGTGGGATGCGTGCACAGGGGCGAGGAGTACCGCCTGCTGCAGGCCGCCTACCTGTCCAAGGCCGGAAGGGTTCTGGCCAAGTCGCTCAACATCAGCGCGCAGGAGGATGTCCTCTTCGCAGTGTTTTCCAAGGGACAGAAGCAGTACCGTGACCCTTCAGATCACTCCGCCCTCTGCGTCTTCACCATCCAGGACATCAACACGCGCATCAAGGAGCGGCTGCAGTCCTGCTACCAGGGAGAGGGGAACCTGGAGCTGCACTGGCTGCTGGGGAAGGACGTGCAGTGCACTAAGGCG CCCGTGCCCATTGATGATCACTTCTGTGGCCTGGATATAAACCAGCCCCTGGGGGGTTCTCAGCTGGCGTCGGGTCGGACAGTTTTCATCGAGAGCAGGGACAGGCtgacctctgtgacctcctACATATACAATGGACACAGTGTGGTCTTCCTTGGCACCCGAAGTGGGCGACTGAAGAAG atcAGAGTGGACGGCCCTTTGGAGGGAGGGGTGTTGTACGAGACAGTGACTGTGATGAAGGACAGCAGCCCCATCCTCCGGGACATGGCCTTCTCCCTGGACAGAAACTCTCTCTATGTCAtgtctgacagacag GTGGCACAGGTCCCTGTGGAGGCCTGTGAGCAGTACGGCACATGTGCGGAGTGTCTGAGCTCCGGTGACCCCCACTGTGGCTGGTGCGTCCTCTATAATAT GTGCTCAAGGAGAGACCGGTGTCACAGGGCGGAGGAGATGTTCCGATTCGCCACTGACATTGACCAGTGTGTGAAGGTTATCGCTCACCCTGACAGCATTGCTGTATCAGCACACAGCGTCCCT CTTCTGCTGGAGGTGAATAACGTTCCAGACCTCTCTGCTGGAATCACCTGCTCGTTTGGCCAGCAGGCCCAGATGGAGGGTCACGTTAAAGGGAACAGGGTCATGTGCCTCTCCCCAGCCGGGAAGGAGGTCCCTCAAATACCAGAGGGACAAG ACTGGGCGGGCGTAGAGCTTCGTCTCAACTCAAAGGAGACCGGTCAAATGGTCGCCAGCACGGAGGTGAAGTTCTACAACTGCAGCACACATCGAAC GTGTCTTTCCTGTGTGAACAGCACTTTTCTCTGCCACTGGTGTAAATACCGCAACCTGTGCACCCATGACCCGAGCAGCTGTTCTTTCCTGGAGGGCAGAGTCAACGCCTCAGAG GACTGCCCTCAGCTCCTTCACTCGGGGGAAATTCTCATTCCAGCCGGCGAGGTCCGACCCATCACCCTGAAGGCCCGGAACCTTCCCCAGCCGCAGTCGGGCCAGCGCGGCTACGAGTGCGTGGTGCACGTGCAGGGTGTCAGCCACCGTGTCACGGCTCTGCGCTTCAACAGCACCAGCGTGCAGTGCCAGAACAGCTCG TACATGTACGAGGGTGTGAAGATCAGTGACCTGGCTGTGGACCTCTCCATCGTATGGAACGGCAATTTTATCATTGACAATCCAGAGAAGATTAAAG TGCACCTCTACAAGTGCAGTGCCCAGCGGGACAGCTGTGGCATGTGTCTGCGAGCCGAGAGGAAGTTCCAGTGCGGCTGGTGCAGCGGTGAGGGCAAATGCACCATGAGGCAGCACTGTCCTCCCATCTCTCCCTACGCAAGCCGCTGGCTGGACCTTTCTGCCAAGCATGTCAAGTGCACCAACCCACGcattactgag GTCAGTCCAGTGGCGGGGCCTCTGGAGGGGGGCACACTGGTCACCATCCAGGGCTTGAACCTGGGTCTGTCCTTCTCTGAGCTAAAGGGTAACGTGGAGGTGGCAGGAGTACAGTGCACCGCAAAGGAGGAGGGCTACatcactgcagagca GATTGTTTGCATGATGGCTTCAGCCCCTAAGGGAAGCGCTCCAGGTCCAGTTAAACTCTGCGTTGGCGAATGCAGACCAGAACTGCGTGcacagtcctcccagctctacTCCTTTGTG GTCCCTTCGATGCTGGCACTGACACCTGGAAGAGGACCTGAATCTGGGGGCACAAAGGTCACCATCGTCGGCGAGAATCTGGGTGCAGGCAGCACTGTTAACGTGTACTTTGGTAACCAGACCTGTGAGCTGTACAG GAGGACCATGTCAGAGATTGTGTGCTTCTCTGCGCCATCTGTGACGGGAGCAGGAACAGTGCAGGTCAGTCTGAGAGTCGATCGGGCCCAAGTTCCTGGGAGTTTGGCCTTCGAATATATTGAAGACCCCACAGTCCAACGCATCGAACCACTATGGAGTATCACCAG TGGACACACCACGCTGACAGTGACTGGGACCAACCTGGATGTTGTTCAGGAGCCGCGGGTCAGAGTTAAATATGCCGGCCAGGAATCTGTCAAT GTGTGCAAAGTAATGAACACAACCACCATCAGCTGCTTCGCCCCCTCTCTGAAGGCGGATTACACCGCAGAGCAGGAGACGATTAAACATGTGGATGAGTTCGGCTTCGTCTTCAACAACGTCCAAGCGTTGCTCACGTACAACAACACGAGTTTCGTCTACTACCCCAACCCTTACCTGGAGCCACTCAGCCTATCGGGTGTCCTGGAACAAAAACCTGGAGCTCCCATCATACTCAAA GGACGCAACCTGGTGCCATCTGCATCTGGTGGAGCCAGACTTAATTACACAGTGCTGATTGGAGATACACCCTGTTCTCTTACTGTGTCTGATACTCAGTTACTCTGTGAACCACCAAACCTCACCGGGCAGCACAAAGTCCGG GTTCAGGTAGGAGGCCTTCACATCTCTCCAGGAGAAGTTCACATCCGGTCCGACAGCCTGCTCACCCTCCCTGCCATCTTCAGcatcacagctggaggagggctgctcctcatcattgtcatcatagTCCTACTGGCCTACCGACGAAAGTCACACGAGAACGACCTGACTCTGAAACGTTTGCAGATGCAGATGGACAATCTAGAGTCCCGAGTGGCACTGGAGTGCAAAGAGG CctttgcagagctgcagacagacattAATGAGTTGACCAGCGACCTGGACAGAGCTGGCATTCCCTACCTGGACTATCGCACTTATGCAATGAGGGTTCTCTTCCCTGGCATCGACGATCACCCTGTGCTAAGAGAGCTAGAG GTTCCGGGGAGCGGACAGGCCAACGTGGAGAAAGCCTTGAAGCAGTTTGCTCAGCTGGTGAATAACAAAGTCTTCCTGCTGACATTCATCCGcacactggagctgcagcgctccTTCTCCATGCGTGACCGCGGCTATGTGGCTTCGCTCATCATGACTGCACTGCAGGGACGGCTCGAGTACGCCACAGACATCCTCAAACACCTGCTGTCAGACCTCATCGAACGCAACGTGGAGAGCAAAAACCACCCCAAACTGCTCCTTCGCAG AACGGAATCTGTGGCGGAAAAGATGCTGACGAATTGGTTTGCCTTTTTGCTACACAAATTTCTCAAG GAGTGCGCTGGCGAGCCTCTCTTCATGCTGTTCTGTGCCATCAAACAGCAAATGGAGAAGGGACCAATAGATGCCATCACTGGAGAAGCGCGTTATTCCCTCAGCGAGGACAAGCTCATTCGACAGCAGATTGAATACAAGACTCTG GTAAAGGAGAAGATCCTGGATGCGGTGTACAAGAATATGCCCTACTCACAGCGCCCACGAGCTGCAGACATGGATCTAG AGTGGCGTCAGGGCAGGACAGCTCGCGTGGTCTTACAGGATGAGGACATCACCACTAAAATAGATAGTGACTGGAAAAGGCTCAACACACTCATGCACTACCAG GTGTCTGAACGATGTGTGGTAGCCTTGGTTCCCAAACAAATGTCATCTTTCAACATTCCTTCTTCCGCCAGCTTCCCACGCAGCATCAGCAGATATG GTATGGATGTGCCCTTTCGCTCCACTCCTACCAGCCCTGACAGCCCCCACTCCCGCGTGCCCATGCTCACGCCAGACCTGGAAAGTGGGGTCAAGGTCTGGCACCTAGTAAAGAACCACGATCATGGGGACCAGAAGGAGGGGGAACGTGGCAGCAAGATGGTGTCAGAGATCTACCTGACGAGGCTACTAGCAACAAAG GGAACGCTGCAGAAGTTTGTGGACGACCTGTTTGAGACTCTCTTCAGTACCGTGTGTCGGGGCACCGCGCTGCCTCTCGCAATCAAATACATGTTTGACTTCCTGGATGAGCAGGCTGACAGACATGGCATCAATGACATGGATGTTCGACACACATGGAAGAGCAACTG CCTGCCACTGCGTTTCTGGGTAAATGTGATCAAGAATCCCCAGTTTGTGTTTGATATCCATAAAAGCAGCATCACGgacgcctgtctgtctgtggtggCCCAAACATTTATGGACTCCTGCTCGACATCTGAACACCGCCTCGGCAAAGACTCACCGTCCACCAAACTACTCTATGCCAAGGACATCCCGCATTATAAAAGCTGGGTAGAAAG gTACTATGCTGACATCAACCGCCTGCCGGCCATCAGCGATCAGGATATGAATGCCTATCTGGCTGAACAGGCTCGTCTTCACTCCAGTGAGTTCAATGTGCTCAGTGCCCTCCATGAAATCTACGCTTACGTCAGCAAGTACAGCCAAGAG ataATTGAGGCACTGGAGCAGGATGAACAGGCACAGAAGCAGAAACTGGCATAT